In Salminus brasiliensis chromosome 24, fSalBra1.hap2, whole genome shotgun sequence, one genomic interval encodes:
- the LOC140546844 gene encoding histone H2B produces MPEPAKSAPKKGSKKAVTKTAGKGGKKRRKSRKESYAIYVYKVLKQVHPDTGISSKAMGIMNSFVNDIFERIAGESSRLAHYNKRSTITSREIQTAVRLLLPGELAKHAVSEGTKAVTKYTSSK; encoded by the coding sequence atgcctgagccagctaagtccgcgcccaagaagggatccaagaaagccgtgaccaagacggccgggaaaggcggcaagaagcgcagaaagtccaggaaggagagctatgccatctacgtgtacaaggtgctgaagcaggtccaCCCTGACACTGGAATCTCCTCTAAAGCGATGGGCATCATGAACTCGTTCGTGAACGACATCTTCGAGCGCATCGCCGGTGAGTCTTCTCGTTTGGCTCACTACAACAAACGTTCTACTATCACCTCTAGGGAGATCCAGACTGCTGTGCGTCTGCTCCTTCCCGGTGAGTTGGCCAAGCACGCCGTGTCAGAGGGCACAAAGGCCGTCACCAAGTACACGAGCTCCAAGTAA